From Mytilus edulis chromosome 8, xbMytEdul2.2, whole genome shotgun sequence, one genomic window encodes:
- the LOC139486486 gene encoding uncharacterized protein: protein MTRLFLILVVVCVVVQTVSSNKTAGMGRRKKARRIWFPVFVAFEGNGKSVYDAWRSQSECNPLLTSFATVGSQRHLRNRVVDDWNNTNIRMVKVEFFKNNQVVAWMTFNGRNTDKMNWFSKSNLAQSSFNDLGSRSTFNYFSIAGDNQRKFYVNQNYGGCARDQGWMYVLDQNIGCPYERIGSIPMFLYTKNFTDRNWTRNIAEPADMMVISVLAEL from the exons ATGACCAGACTGTTCCTAATCTTAGTTGTTGTATGCGTCGTGGTGCAAACTGTCAGCTCAAACAAAA CTGCAGGAATGGGAAGACGCAAGAAAGCTAGACGAA TTTGGTTTCCTGTATTCGTTGCGTTTGAAGGAAATGGTAAGTCTGTGTATGACGCATGGCGAAGTCAGTCAGAATGCAACCCTCTTCTCACGTCTTTTGCAACAGTCGGTTCTCAGCGTCATCTCAGAAATAGGGTTGTGGATGACTGGAATAATACAAATATACGAATG GTGAAggttgaatttttcaaaaacaacCAAGTTGTTGCATGGATGACTTTTAATGGTAGAAATACAGATAAGATGAACTGGTTTAGCAAATCAAACCTTGCGCAGAGTAGTTTTAATGATTTAGGATCACGCAGTACATTTAACTACTTTTCGATTGCTGG AGATAATCAACGAAAATTCTATGTAAATCAAAACTACGGAGGATGTGCTAGAGATCAAGGGTGGATGTATGTCCTTGATCAAAATATAGGCTGTCCATATGAACGCATTGGCTCGATTCCGATGTTTCTTTATACAAAGAACTTCACAGATAGAAACTGGACACGTA ACATTGCAGAACCAGCGGATATGATGGTTATTTCTGTCCTAGCAGAATTATAG
- the LOC139486487 gene encoding oncoprotein-induced transcript 3 protein-like has protein sequence MICIFLFLCLITVTKLEDPCFTTKLIDDWRRSVANAAIIGVCDNFLEEGWYRVISGAGEIMPTECPIGGYRCGTTSPFWLSSNNVTGSLYPHNGNTVNRTTCRATFSGNCCDQTIDIRIKDCGCYYVYYLKHTTGCYSAYCFGDQLPCPDGLTSSTGFTPGCVNSSCK, from the exons ATGAtttgtatatttctttttctttgtttaataacAGTAACAAAACTGGAAG ATCCATGCTTTACAACAAAACTAATTGACGACTGGCGAAGATCTGTAGCCAATGCAGCTATAATAGGAGTATGTGATAACTTTTTAGAGGAAGGATGGTACAGAGTCATATCTGGTGCCGGAGAAATAATGCCAACTGAATGTCCAATTGGTGGATACCGTTGTGGAACGACATCTCCATTTTGGCTATCATCAA ATAATGTAACAGGATCATTATATCCACACAATGGCAATACTGTTAATAGAACAACTTGCAGGGCGACCTTTTCTGGCAACTGTTGTGACCAAACAATCGATATAAGAATTAAAGATTGCGGCTGTTACtatgtttattatttaaaacataCAACGGGTTGTTATTCAGCATATTGTTTTG GTGATCAACTGCCATGTCCTGATGGTCTGACTTCGTCAACTGGGTTTACACCAGGATGTGTAAATAGTAGTTGTaagtga